Proteins encoded within one genomic window of Deinococcus grandis:
- a CDS encoding ATP-binding protein, which translates to MTRALHVLVVDDSPEDTATYLRYLRGWPDWQVTISQASLGEEAAGMLRGTVPDLILLDYQLPDMTGIEFLQEVRPDCAVVVLTGVGDEEIAVQAMRAGAQDYLVKGRLTPDTLRRSALSALNTHGLSRALEKASTQQAALLRSITDGVLLVDAPLTIVNLNPAARQLLGADDLSAGTPLLRLDWLNGTALPDVLRGGAGGSADLLTPQGRWLHARVFPAEGGQTVYLYDDTARREIETREREHARQLNGLYALAATLNAARTRREVQRAARDAAPDLLNSDALLLLPGEPLPESLSALQDAALLGHLRGAPGSAAQIGGWHVTPLTHDGDPVGTLLLRGTGDTPGPLSPTFTQLLHTALVRAALLERVQRDRDTLEERVLGRTAALERSNRDLEQFAHVASHDLKEPLRTIGSFTQLLQGRYGPHLDARAQRYMEIIVDGAQRMSTLIDDVLAISRLHARATPPTRTDLNVLVRDVLTQLQALLDETGGQVEVGPLPTLTLNPTQFTQLFLNLIGNALKFGRPGVPPRVRLSAAQVGNTWHFTLLDNGIGVPAEYAERVFVIFQRLHTRDQYAGNGIGLALCRRIVEARGGRIWLEPPPGDGTELHFILPEQPPHADPDLPSVTPPQPLPDLPHRPD; encoded by the coding sequence GTGACGCGCGCCCTGCACGTCCTGGTCGTGGACGACAGCCCGGAGGACACCGCCACGTACCTGCGGTACCTGCGCGGCTGGCCCGACTGGCAGGTGACGATCAGTCAGGCCAGCCTGGGCGAGGAGGCCGCCGGGATGCTGCGCGGCACCGTGCCGGACCTGATCCTGCTCGATTACCAGCTGCCGGACATGACCGGCATCGAATTCCTGCAGGAGGTCCGCCCGGACTGCGCGGTGGTCGTCCTGACCGGCGTCGGCGACGAGGAGATCGCCGTGCAGGCCATGCGGGCCGGCGCGCAGGACTACCTCGTCAAGGGCCGACTGACGCCCGACACGCTGCGCCGCTCGGCCCTCTCGGCGCTGAACACCCACGGGCTCAGCCGGGCGCTGGAGAAGGCCAGCACGCAGCAGGCGGCGCTGCTGCGCAGCATCACCGACGGGGTGCTGCTCGTGGACGCCCCGCTGACCATCGTGAACCTCAACCCGGCCGCGCGGCAGCTGCTCGGCGCGGACGACCTGAGTGCCGGGACGCCACTGCTGCGGCTGGACTGGCTGAACGGCACGGCCCTCCCGGACGTCCTGCGGGGCGGAGCGGGCGGCAGCGCGGACCTCCTGACGCCGCAGGGCCGCTGGCTGCACGCCCGCGTGTTCCCCGCCGAGGGCGGGCAGACGGTGTACCTGTACGACGACACCGCCCGGCGGGAGATCGAGACCCGCGAACGCGAACACGCCCGGCAGCTCAACGGACTGTACGCCCTGGCCGCCACCCTGAACGCCGCCCGGACCCGCCGCGAGGTGCAGCGCGCCGCGCGGGACGCCGCGCCGGACCTGCTGAACAGCGACGCGCTGCTGCTGCTGCCCGGCGAGCCCCTCCCCGAGTCGCTCTCCGCACTCCAGGACGCGGCGCTGCTGGGCCACCTGCGCGGCGCGCCGGGCAGCGCCGCGCAGATCGGCGGCTGGCACGTCACCCCCCTGACACACGACGGGGACCCGGTGGGCACCCTGCTGCTGCGCGGCACCGGCGACACGCCCGGCCCGCTCAGCCCGACCTTCACGCAGCTGCTGCACACCGCGCTCGTCCGCGCCGCGCTGCTCGAACGCGTGCAGCGCGACCGCGACACCCTGGAAGAGCGGGTGCTGGGCCGCACCGCCGCACTCGAACGCAGCAACCGCGACCTGGAACAGTTCGCGCACGTCGCCAGTCACGACCTGAAAGAACCGCTGCGGACCATCGGGTCGTTCACGCAGCTGCTGCAGGGCCGGTACGGACCGCACCTGGACGCCCGGGCTCAGCGGTACATGGAGATCATCGTGGACGGCGCCCAGCGCATGTCCACCCTGATCGACGACGTGCTCGCCATCAGCCGCCTGCACGCCCGCGCCACCCCACCCACCCGCACGGACCTGAACGTCCTCGTGCGGGACGTCCTGACGCAACTCCAGGCGCTGCTGGACGAGACCGGCGGGCAGGTGGAGGTCGGGCCGCTGCCCACCCTGACGCTCAACCCCACGCAGTTCACGCAGCTGTTCCTGAACCTGATCGGCAACGCCCTGAAGTTCGGTCGGCCGGGCGTGCCGCCCCGCGTGCGCCTGAGCGCCGCGCAGGTCGGCAACACGTGGCATTTCACGCTTCTCGACAACGGCATCGGCGTGCCCGCCGAGTACGCCGAGCGGGTGTTCGTGATCTTCCAGCGGCTGCACACCCGCGACCAGTACGCCGGGAACGGCATCGGACTGGCCCTGTGCCGCCGGATCGTCGAGGCCCGCGGGGGCCGCATCTGGCTCGAGCCGCCGCCGGGCGACGGCACCGAACTTCATTTTATCCTGCCCGAACAGCCCCCCCACGCCGACCCGGACCTCCCCAGCGTCACGCCGCCRCAGCCCCTGCCGGACCTCCCCCACCGGCCGGACTGA
- a CDS encoding response regulator encodes MSEHRLLIVEDSDEDFQAIQWALGRLERTLPLDRCVNGDDAIDWLSAPPHWPSLVLLDLNLPGTDGREVLGALRADPRTRTLPVVVLSTSASERDVNECYALGANSYLTKPVNFTQFTDQLRRTLDFWLDAAQLPNRAEGA; translated from the coding sequence GTGAGCGAACACCGGCTGCTGATCGTCGAGGACAGCGACGAGGACTTCCAGGCGATCCAGTGGGCGCTGGGACGCCTGGAGCGCACGCTGCCGCTGGACCGCTGCGTGAACGGCGACGACGCCATCGACTGGCTCAGCGCGCCGCCGCACTGGCCCAGCCTGGTCCTGCTGGACCTGAACCTGCCTGGCACGGACGGCCGGGAGGTGCTGGGCGCCCTGCGGGCCGACCCGCGCACCCGGACGCTGCCGGTCGTGGTGCTGTCCACCTCCGCCAGCGAGCGGGACGTGAACGAGTGCTACGCGCTGGGCGCCAACAGCTACCTGACCAAACCCGTGAACTTCACGCAGTTCACCGATCAGCTGCGCCGCACGCTGGACTTCTGGCTGGACGCCGCGCAGCTCCCGAACCGGGCGGAGGGCGCGTGA
- a CDS encoding ATP-binding protein, with product MTHEPARVTALDAPVDLTNCDREPIHVPGAVQPHGALVALRGDRIVQFSANVPDRLGTPAGDLLGATLDTLLEPDLAAQVNGALASGELDRNPLFLLTAPVRDRGPFDLTAHRLDDLTVLEFEPLPGALVHADAYTLVRGTLARMNAAPDLARFVEVAAQDIQALTGFDRVMVYQFADDGTGTVIAERCAPGMTPYLGLRYPASDIPKQARALYVLNMLRIITDVNYDPAPMLAQPGEAALDMSYCVLRSVSPIHLEYLRNMGVGASMSISLLRGPELWGLIACHHNTPRALSPNVRAACELIGQVASVQLSAWQEKQDQSYQLHLKAAQSQLMERLAHTPDLLEALVGQDSRLLDFVDAGGAAVCLDGQVIRLGRTPDPEQLRALQDWLRTQPDSEVLHTHSLGELFPAASAYAESASGLLAVQLSRLRGDYVMWFRPEELQTVAWGGDPNKPAEVAQDGSARLSPRRSFEAWQQTVRGRSAPWLTEEISAARTLRRALLSLVLRRAEELRDLNEGLTRSNQELERSNADLDAFAYIASHDLKEPLRGLHNYSVFLLEAYAQQLDEDGVAKLNTLVRLTQRMDDLIDSLLLYSRVGRVDLNVRDTDLNDVLADVLDILSARFEQAGAEVTRGALPTLPVDRVRVGEVLNNLVSNAVKYNDKPPRIEVGALPPGERGDLIVPEGVPDQAWVLFVRDNGIGIRDRHFENIFRIFKRLHGRDQYGGGTGAGLTIVKKIIERHGGQIWPVSAVGEGTTFYFTLQGGEVA from the coding sequence ATGACCCACGAACCAGCCCGCGTCACCGCGCTCGACGCCCCGGTGGACCTGACCAACTGCGACCGCGAACCGATTCACGTGCCGGGCGCGGTCCAGCCTCACGGGGCGCTCGTGGCGCTGCGCGGCGACCGGATCGTGCAGTTCAGCGCGAACGTCCCGGACCGGCTGGGCACCCCGGCGGGCGACCTGCTGGGCGCGACGCTGGACACGCTGCTCGAACCCGACCTCGCCGCGCAGGTGAACGGGGCGCTGGCGTCCGGCGAACTGGACCGCAACCCGCTGTTCCTGCTGACCGCGCCCGTCCGGGACCGCGGTCCCTTCGACCTGACCGCGCACCGCCTGGACGACCTGACCGTGCTGGAATTCGAACCGCTGCCCGGCGCGCTGGTGCATGCCGACGCGTACACGCTGGTGCGCGGCACGCTGGCCCGCATGAACGCCGCGCCGGACCTGGCGCGGTTCGTCGAGGTCGCCGCGCAGGACATCCAGGCGCTGACCGGCTTTGACCGCGTGATGGTGTACCAGTTCGCGGACGACGGGACCGGCACGGTGATCGCCGAACGCTGCGCGCCGGGCATGACGCCGTACCTGGGGCTGCGCTACCCCGCGTCGGACATTCCCAAGCAGGCGCGGGCGCTGTACGTGCTGAACATGCTGCGGATCATCACGGACGTGAACTACGACCCGGCCCCCATGCTGGCCCAGCCGGGCGAGGCGGCGCTGGACATGAGTTACTGCGTGCTGCGCAGCGTCTCGCCCATTCACCTGGAATACCTGCGGAACATGGGCGTCGGGGCGTCCATGAGCATCAGCCTGCTGCGCGGCCCCGAACTGTGGGGCCTGATCGCCTGCCACCACAACACCCCGCGCGCCCTGAGCCCGAACGTCCGCGCGGCCTGCGAACTGATCGGGCAGGTGGCCAGCGTGCAGCTCAGCGCGTGGCAGGAAAAGCAGGACCAGTCGTACCAGCTGCACCTGAAAGCCGCGCAGTCGCAGCTGATGGAACGCCTGGCGCACACCCCGGACCTCCTGGAAGCGCTCGTCGGGCAGGACTCCAGACTGCTGGACTTCGTGGACGCCGGCGGCGCCGCCGTGTGCCTGGACGGGCAGGTGATCCGGCTGGGCCGCACGCCGGACCCCGAGCAGCTGCGCGCCCTGCAGGACTGGCTGCGCACCCAGCCCGACAGCGAGGTGCTGCACACCCACTCGCTGGGCGAACTGTTTCCGGCGGCGTCCGCGTACGCCGAGTCGGCCAGCGGGCTGCTGGCGGTGCAACTCTCACGCCTGCGGGGGGACTACGTCATGTGGTTCCGACCGGAGGAACTGCAGACCGTCGCGTGGGGCGGCGATCCGAACAAACCGGCCGAGGTGGCGCAGGACGGCAGCGCCCGCCTGAGCCCCCGGCGGTCCTTCGAGGCGTGGCAGCAGACGGTCCGCGGCCGCAGCGCCCCGTGGCTGACCGAGGAGATCTCAGCGGCGCGGACGCTGCGCCGGGCGCTGCTGAGCCTGGTGCTGCGCCGCGCGGAGGAACTGCGCGACCTGAACGAGGGCCTGACGCGCAGCAACCAGGAACTCGAGCGCAGCAACGCCGACCTGGACGCCTTCGCGTACATCGCCAGTCACGACCTGAAAGAGCCCCTGCGCGGCCTGCACAACTACTCGGTGTTCCTGCTGGAAGCCTACGCGCAGCAGCTCGACGAGGACGGCGTGGCGAAACTGAACACGCTGGTGCGGCTCACGCAGCGCATGGACGACCTGATCGACTCGCTGCTGCTGTACTCGCGGGTGGGGCGCGTGGACCTGAACGTCCGCGACACCGACCTGAACGACGTGCTGGCCGACGTGCTGGACATCCTGTCCGCGCGGTTCGAGCAGGCCGGGGCCGAGGTCACGCGCGGCGCCCTGCCGACCCTGCCCGTGGACCGCGTGCGGGTGGGCGAGGTCCTGAACAACCTCGTGTCGAACGCCGTGAAGTACAACGACAAACCGCCCCGGATCGAGGTGGGCGCCCTGCCTCCCGGCGAGCGCGGCGACCTGATCGTCCCCGAGGGCGTGCCGGACCAGGCGTGGGTGCTGTTCGTGCGGGACAACGGCATCGGCATCCGCGACCGGCACTTCGAGAACATCTTCCGGATCTTCAAGCGCCTGCACGGCCGCGACCAGTACGGCGGCGGGACCGGCGCTGGCCTGACCATCGTGAAGAAGATCATCGAGCGGCACGGCGGGCAGATCTGGCCGGTCAGCGCGGTCGGTGAGGGCACCACCTTCTACTTCACGCTGCAGGGCGGCGAGGTCGCGTGA
- a CDS encoding biliverdin-producing heme oxygenase gives MTVDSGAEGLLARLKRETRPQHTRAEQALDLLRPTLTRAQYAALLAWQRARQAPLETALESVLGGALPASDWAALDLPARRKTPLLDLDLRALGHAPHPDLPPPAWLADEADAWGCAYVLEGATLGGQVVTRHLRRAGFPDATLHFHASYGEAVGPRWRTFGTLLDARHAAAGDPAEFATRAVQAARLTFDLFTHPDAHTEAS, from the coding sequence ATGACTGTCGATTCCGGCGCTGAGGGCCTCCTGGCGCGCCTGAAGCGCGAGACGCGCCCGCAGCACACCCGCGCCGAACAGGCCCTGGACCTGCTGCGGCCCACGCTGACCCGCGCGCAGTACGCGGCGCTGCTCGCCTGGCAGCGCGCCCGGCAGGCACCACTGGAAACGGCCCTGGAGAGCGTCCTGGGTGGAGCGCTGCCCGCGAGCGACTGGGCGGCCCTGGATCTGCCTGCGCGCCGCAAGACCCCCCTGCTGGACCTGGACCTGCGGGCGCTGGGGCACGCGCCGCACCCCGATCTCCCGCCGCCCGCGTGGCTGGCCGACGAGGCGGACGCCTGGGGCTGCGCGTACGTCCTCGAGGGCGCCACCCTCGGCGGGCAGGTCGTCACGCGGCACCTGCGCCGCGCGGGCTTCCCCGACGCGACCCTGCACTTCCACGCCAGTTACGGCGAGGCCGTCGGGCCGCGCTGGCGGACCTTCGGGACACTGCTGGACGCCCGTCACGCCGCCGCGGGCGACCCGGCCGAGTTCGCCACGCGGGCCGTGCAGGCCGCCAGACTGACCTTCGACCTGTTCACCCATCCTGACGCCCACACGGAGGCCTCATGA
- a CDS encoding response regulator: protein MTTAPPEVLNVLLIDDDPADRLLAEEAFAEHGATVRVRTCEDGPSALAELRAGTLPDVVILDLNMPRMSGFDVIREIRASADLRHLPVVILSTSDSATDVARAYDLLASSYMVKSRDFPGFVQQIDRFVRFWHDCRFRR from the coding sequence ATGACGACCGCCCCGCCGGAGGTTCTGAATGTCCTGCTGATCGACGACGACCCCGCCGACCGCCTGCTGGCCGAGGAGGCCTTCGCCGAACACGGCGCGACCGTCCGCGTGCGGACCTGCGAGGACGGCCCCAGCGCGCTGGCCGAACTCCGCGCCGGGACGCTGCCGGACGTGGTGATCCTGGACCTGAACATGCCGCGCATGAGCGGCTTCGACGTCATCCGCGAGATCCGCGCCTCCGCGGACCTGCGGCACCTGCCGGTCGTGATCCTGTCCACCAGCGACAGCGCGACCGACGTGGCCCGCGCGTACGACCTGCTGGCCAGTTCGTACATGGTCAAGAGTCGGGACTTCCCGGGGTTCGTGCAGCAGATCGACCGTTTCGTGCGGTTCTGGCATGACTGTCGATTCCGGCGCTGA
- a CDS encoding EAL domain-containing protein — MQLFLPPFTLCLLTVLAAGALVRVQARAQMLAGGVTRRTQLLAGVILGSGLWGAQVVTLRTQDLTAPPATAALHWLVSVGISVGFLLWYRHHVLDRPLRVTGALILSVTATQAAGLSGYPVPLSTAHAPQVLTLFALGALTSLAAASLVRRPGLSGAAQLAVVTLGQSLMITLITLAAASLLPAGAPVPTDTLPTLALGTAAALFLTVAAGLLGDLQYRRAQRLTALVAERTAELQAERDFHVALLDSLNDQIVIADADGRLAQHNAAAARLHRRPPTGTLAPDWAATYGLHTPQFTRLLRQDEVPLYRALTGEVVRDALIGIDTPAGRRIVTCNATPVTGADGTVSGAVVAMNDVTERERAQQELARTATQHAEIIESLDEALLLLDPDGRILSRNGRVGELLGEHCAAATTLADLLAPLTVRDTQGRPLGGRSPNFRALLGGAARSTQSIMHVERPDGRHMWLHSRAQATHHNGELSGVLYLFRDVTDQHELNEQLVRVTRFAPLTALPNRAHFEDLAATLPATPGRTLIVTQCLNVTDLRAVHGALADDLTLAFTRALRATYPDALLLGQLDDHTFALVLPAPETRVRPGLLAPLTLDQRQPPVFPRVRACARPWPSDEAVQPALHAAETTLTVAPEGALLTAEDRHLEDRRRRVQLENALRRALTTGDFQVQYQPIIDLTTGEVVKAEALVRWEDPEAGRVPPDVFVPLAEQLGQIHVITDLVMREALREARRASVTLRRPLRIAVNLSPSELNAPDFMDRLHCLMHEHPDAAQHLTFEVTESGALVNLEQTARHLTTLREWGFGLALDDFGTGHSALSVLQHLPIHHLKLDRTFVWGIEGNVRQQILTGAVMELAARLNVEVIAEGIETATHEAILRGMGCSLGQGYLYSRPHADPDWAALDGWPNVS, encoded by the coding sequence ATGCAGCTGTTTCTCCCACCGTTCACGCTGTGCCTGCTCACGGTCCTCGCCGCGGGCGCGCTCGTCCGCGTGCAGGCGCGCGCGCAGATGCTCGCCGGAGGAGTGACCCGCCGCACGCAACTCCTGGCCGGCGTGATCCTCGGCTCGGGCCTGTGGGGCGCGCAGGTCGTCACGCTGCGCACCCAGGACCTGACCGCCCCGCCCGCCACCGCCGCCCTGCACTGGCTGGTCAGCGTGGGTATCAGCGTGGGCTTCCTGCTGTGGTACCGGCACCACGTCCTCGACCGGCCCCTGCGCGTGACGGGCGCGCTGATCCTCAGCGTCACCGCCACCCAGGCCGCCGGGCTGAGCGGCTACCCCGTCCCGCTGTCCACCGCGCACGCCCCGCAGGTCCTGACCCTGTTCGCCCTGGGCGCCCTGACCTCGCTGGCCGCCGCCAGTCTGGTCCGGCGGCCCGGCCTGAGCGGCGCCGCGCAGCTGGCCGTCGTCACCCTGGGCCAGAGCCTGATGATCACGCTGATCACCCTGGCCGCCGCGTCCCTGCTGCCCGCCGGGGCGCCCGTCCCCACCGACACCCTGCCCACCCTGGCGCTCGGCACGGCCGCCGCGCTGTTCCTGACCGTCGCCGCCGGACTGCTCGGCGACCTCCAGTACCGCCGCGCGCAGCGCCTCACGGCCCTGGTCGCCGAACGCACCGCGGAACTCCAGGCGGAACGCGACTTCCACGTGGCGCTGCTCGACAGCCTGAACGACCAGATCGTCATCGCCGACGCCGACGGGCGCCTCGCGCAGCACAACGCGGCCGCCGCGCGGCTACACCGCCGCCCACCCACCGGGACGCTCGCGCCCGACTGGGCCGCCACGTACGGCCTGCACACCCCTCAGTTCACGCGCCTGCTGCGCCAGGACGAGGTGCCCCTCTACCGCGCCCTGACCGGCGAGGTCGTCCGCGACGCCCTGATCGGCATCGACACCCCGGCGGGCCGCCGCATCGTCACCTGCAACGCCACGCCCGTCACCGGCGCGGACGGCACCGTCAGCGGCGCGGTCGTCGCCATGAACGACGTCACCGAACGCGAACGCGCCCAGCAGGAACTCGCGCGGACCGCCACGCAGCACGCCGAGATCATCGAGTCCCTGGACGAGGCGCTGCTGCTGCTCGACCCCGACGGCCGCATCCTGTCCCGCAACGGCCGCGTGGGCGAACTGCTCGGCGAGCACTGCGCGGCCGCGACCACCCTCGCGGACCTGCTCGCGCCGCTCACCGTGCGCGACACGCAGGGCCGCCCCCTGGGCGGACGCAGCCCGAACTTCCGCGCGCTGCTGGGCGGCGCCGCCCGCTCCACGCAGTCGATCATGCACGTCGAGCGGCCCGACGGACGGCACATGTGGCTGCACAGCCGCGCGCAGGCCACCCACCACAACGGCGAGCTGAGCGGCGTGCTGTACCTGTTCCGCGACGTGACCGACCAGCACGAACTGAACGAGCAGCTCGTGCGCGTCACGCGCTTCGCGCCCCTGACGGCCCTGCCCAACCGCGCGCACTTCGAGGACCTCGCCGCCACGCTGCCCGCCACGCCCGGCCGCACCCTGATCGTCACGCAGTGCCTGAACGTGACCGACCTGCGGGCCGTGCACGGCGCGCTCGCCGACGACCTGACCCTGGCGTTCACCCGCGCGCTGCGCGCCACCTACCCCGACGCGCTGCTGCTGGGCCAGCTGGACGACCACACCTTCGCGCTCGTCCTGCCCGCCCCCGAAACCCGCGTGCGTCCCGGACTGCTCGCGCCCCTGACCCTGGACCAGCGCCAGCCGCCGGTCTTTCCCCGCGTGCGCGCCTGCGCCCGCCCCTGGCCGTCCGACGAGGCCGTGCAGCCCGCCCTGCACGCCGCCGAGACCACCCTGACCGTCGCGCCCGAGGGCGCCCTCCTGACCGCCGAGGACCGCCACCTCGAGGACCGGCGGCGCCGTGTGCAGCTCGAGAACGCCCTGCGCCGCGCCCTGACCACCGGGGACTTCCAGGTGCAGTACCAGCCGATCATCGACCTGACCACCGGCGAGGTCGTCAAGGCCGAGGCGCTCGTCCGCTGGGAGGACCCCGAGGCGGGCCGCGTGCCGCCCGACGTGTTCGTCCCGCTGGCCGAACAGCTCGGGCAGATTCACGTCATCACCGACCTCGTCATGCGCGAGGCGCTGCGCGAGGCCCGGCGCGCCAGCGTCACCCTGCGCCGCCCGCTGCGCATCGCCGTGAACCTCTCGCCCAGCGAACTGAACGCCCCGGACTTCATGGACCGCCTGCACTGCCTCATGCACGAACACCCGGACGCCGCGCAGCACCTGACCTTCGAGGTCACCGAGAGCGGCGCCCTGGTGAACCTCGAGCAGACCGCCCGGCACCTCACCACCCTGCGCGAGTGGGGCTTCGGACTGGCGCTGGACGACTTCGGCACCGGGCACTCCGCGCTGAGCGTCCTGCAGCACCTGCCCATCCATCACCTGAAACTCGACCGGACGTTCGTGTGGGGCATCGAGGGCAACGTCCGCCAGCAGATCCTGACCGGCGCCGTCATGGAACTCGCCGCGCGCCTGAACGTCGAGGTGATCGCCGAGGGCATCGAGACCGCCACGCACGAGGCGATCCTGCGCGGCATGGGCTGCAGCCTGGGCCAGGGCTACCTGTACAGCCGCCCGCACGCCGACCCGGACTGGGCCGCGCTGGACGGCTGGCCGAACGTGTCGTGA
- a CDS encoding sensor histidine kinase, with translation MTASESTPARPEVALDPPLFSGGQGDLQFTYLHQVHDLSHDCIKIVSPDGALLSMNRNGQQAMQVDDFATCQGADWLGFWQGEAREPMLAAFERARAGHGAHFSGFCPTMKGEPRWWDVTIAPLNEPAGDGAPGPLVVISRDITGEHQAREQLRLLNATLHDEVQRQTEALRRERQTLLQTNEELENIAYSMSHDLLTPVRHMLSFARLARTADADKRERYLGIIERSAEHLSGMIEGVLRFSRAGRHAPQVQSVNLAAILRDLQVELTAGHPVTWDVAELPTVNGDAAQLKQVLRSLCHNALKFTRDRPDARVQVRAEQREGHWHVTVTDNGVGFDPAYAHKLYRLFQRLHHQTEYPGAGADLATVRRIIDRHGGQVYASGVSGEGATFGFTLPTDPVHAPT, from the coding sequence ATGACCGCGTCCGAAAGCACCCCCGCGCGGCCCGAAGTGGCCCTCGACCCCCCCCTGTTCAGCGGCGGGCAGGGCGACCTGCAGTTCACATACCTGCACCAGGTGCACGACCTGAGCCACGACTGCATCAAGATCGTCAGCCCCGACGGCGCGCTGCTCAGCATGAACCGCAACGGCCAGCAGGCCATGCAGGTCGACGACTTCGCCACCTGCCAGGGCGCCGACTGGCTCGGCTTCTGGCAGGGCGAGGCGCGCGAACCCATGCTGGCCGCCTTCGAACGCGCCCGCGCCGGGCACGGCGCCCACTTCTCCGGCTTCTGCCCCACCATGAAGGGCGAACCCCGCTGGTGGGACGTCACCATCGCCCCCCTGAACGAACCCGCCGGTGACGGCGCGCCCGGCCCGCTCGTCGTGATCTCCCGCGACATCACCGGCGAACACCAGGCGCGCGAACAGCTGCGCCTGCTGAACGCCACCCTGCACGACGAGGTCCAGCGGCAGACCGAGGCCCTGCGCCGCGAACGCCAGACGCTGCTGCAGACCAACGAGGAACTGGAGAACATCGCGTACTCCATGTCCCACGACCTCCTCACGCCCGTGCGGCACATGCTCAGCTTCGCCCGGCTGGCCCGCACCGCCGACGCCGACAAGCGCGAACGGTATCTCGGCATCATCGAACGCAGCGCCGAACACCTCAGCGGCATGATCGAGGGCGTCTTGCGCTTCAGCCGCGCCGGACGCCACGCCCCGCAGGTGCAGAGCGTGAACCTCGCCGCCATCCTGCGCGACCTGCAGGTCGAACTGACCGCCGGGCACCCCGTCACCTGGGACGTCGCCGAGCTGCCCACCGTCAACGGGGACGCCGCGCAACTCAAACAGGTGCTGCGCAGCCTGTGCCACAACGCCCTGAAATTCACCCGCGACCGACCCGACGCGCGCGTGCAGGTCCGCGCCGAGCAGCGCGAAGGCCACTGGCACGTGACCGTCACCGACAACGGCGTGGGCTTCGACCCGGCCTACGCCCACAAGCTCTACCGCCTGTTCCAGCGCCTGCACCACCAGACCGAGTACCCCGGCGCCGGCGCCGACCTCGCCACCGTCCGCCGCATCATCGACCGGCACGGCGGACAGGTGTACGCCAGCGGCGTGAGCGGCGAGGGCGCCACCTTCGGGTTCACGCTGCCCACCGACCCGGTCCACGCACCCACCTGA